A stretch of Cellulosilyticum sp. I15G10I2 DNA encodes these proteins:
- a CDS encoding DUF3298 and DUF4163 domain-containing protein has translation MHKKAMYVLVITSLFINFNLCAKSKTSKDTPGTAIFVMAESNSIFVDTKIITSQMDEINLNISIPQIKGLTDKEFERDLNKTFLEDAQKAKKTAIHTAKSYNKDMVKDGLTPIKFEYISTFSVIEAPKPYLVIGFLEYQYSGGAHGISYQKYLNIRTTDNKVLALKDLFKENVDYKELINTEIKNQIQARSIKGEYFFPGAQGFTTIKDDQEYYINSSGDIVIIFNIYEIAPYAAGLVEFSIPAEKLASVLK, from the coding sequence AAGTAAAGATACACCAGGTACGGCCATATTTGTTATGGCCGAATCAAATTCTATTTTTGTGGATACTAAAATAATAACTTCTCAAATGGATGAGATAAACTTAAATATCAGCATCCCACAAATTAAAGGGCTTACCGATAAAGAGTTTGAAAGAGATTTAAATAAAACATTTTTGGAAGATGCACAAAAAGCAAAAAAAACAGCTATTCATACAGCAAAATCCTATAATAAAGATATGGTAAAAGACGGCTTAACCCCTATTAAATTTGAATATATATCTACCTTTTCAGTTATAGAAGCCCCTAAGCCTTATCTTGTAATAGGGTTTCTTGAATACCAGTACAGCGGAGGCGCCCATGGTATCAGCTATCAAAAATATCTCAATATAAGGACGACTGATAATAAAGTGTTGGCATTAAAAGATTTGTTTAAAGAGAATGTGGATTATAAGGAGCTTATTAATACTGAAATAAAAAATCAAATTCAAGCACGTTCTATAAAAGGAGAGTATTTTTTTCCAGGCGCTCAGGGTTTTACAACCATTAAAGATGATCAAGAGTATTATATTAATAGCTCCGGAGATATTGTTATTATTTTCAATATTTATGAAATTGCGCCCTATGCTGCTGGACTTGTAGAATTTTCTATACCTGCCGAAAAACTTGCCAGTGTTTTAAAGTAG